A genomic window from Salvia hispanica cultivar TCC Black 2014 chromosome 5, UniMelb_Shisp_WGS_1.0, whole genome shotgun sequence includes:
- the LOC125189525 gene encoding uncharacterized protein LOC125189525 translates to MHPIPIPIPNLNPTPNLNPDLNPNSIFGTTYSQPNYNVPYGSAQALAPSSWQQGPDPQAQSTWQQGPYPQTQSTWQQGPYSQAQSTWQQGPYQSPYPSTQSTWQQGPYQVPDPSAQSTWQQGPYPQAQSMWQQGHYQGPDPPAQSTWQQGPSPQAQSTWQQGHYQSPDPPAQSTWQQGSYQSPYPQAESTWQQGHYPPILGGGSHSQAQSTWQSNPYPQSQSIIGSESNSQTQSIPQAQPSAPSEGGPSLQIKKKIPLARINIDEETFPYFPKVIIRKVERVVDPDSESSSVCCACRQRIFSTPSITFSRGNEENLFLHEQCTTLPLQYLHELHPHHPLLLINHLLLPPLQPTEFTCHNCNQICGTSFYQCSHLSCNYRLDLLCVLQLKIKHRSHKHALTLIRLKDSCSLTCGACNSKHESESEPETDPEKEKLTLSYLCSLCGYWIHPDCASLLNALHYKHHRHSLFLIYNLPTSPHSKCFICFQLHKATSGVFVCLKCTNYLVHINCAVQDPHTFKPVLMRDAKACDLGRLPMANEHTSLIPYIRHDISSDGDGDDDDGGDSDPSKIHEHPLIFHESEDEKQSYRRVCNACVQYISPPFYRCSECPDFFLHECCARLPALITHPAHAEHILVLHSKAPKTGFSCRGCHLRCNGFAYSCETCDDFTLDVVCGLINPAITHEPHKSTHILFMSRSMIIDDKCSCCNSILNGICYECSSCPSFKLHVRCALLPKTVSHDYDQHPLRLTTKAPGGGANGAGEFFCEVCEERIDIEQWNYSCSECDQWFHVDCIPSVDQLSRIKLGSRVRVDVHGCPVALVRRDDSGCISRKCGSCRETLRLGDDGLAYECCDCFFGLHQNCANKHFF, encoded by the exons ATGCATCCCATTCCCATTCCCATTCCCAATCTCAATCCCACTCCCAATCTCAATCCCGATCTCAATCCCAATTCCATATTTGGAACAACCTATTCCCAGCCCAACTATAATGTTCCATATGGCAGCGCACAAGCTCTTGCTCCGTCCTCGTGGCAACAAGGTCCCGACCCTCAGGCACAGTCAACATGGCAACAAGGTCCATATCCTCAAACTCAATCCACGTGGCAACAAGGTCCTTATTCTCAAGCTCAGTCCACATGGCAACAAGGTCCTTATCAAAGTCCTTACCCTTCGACTCAGTCCACGTGGCAACAAGGTCCTTACCAAGTTCCTGACCCTTCGGCTCAATCCACATGGCAACAAGGTCCTTACCCTCAAGCTCAGTCCATGTGGCAACAAGGTCATTACCAAGGTCCTGACCCTCCGGCTCAATCCACATGGCAACAAGGTCCTTCCCCTCAAGCTCAATCCACATGGCAACAAGGTCATTACCAAAGTCCTGACCCACCGGCTCAATCCACATGGCAACAAGGTTCTTATCAAAGTCCTTACCCTCAAGCTGAGTCCACGTGGCAACAAGGTCATTACCCTCCCATACTTGGAGGTGGAAGCCACTCTCAAGCTCAATCAACTTGGCAGTCAAATCCATATCCTCAATCTCAGTCCATAATTGGAAGTGAAAGCAACTCCCAAACCCAATCCATACCTCAGGCTCAGCCAAGTGCACCTTCAGAAGGAGGCCCATCCTTGCagatcaaaaaaaaaatacctcttGCCAGAATCAATATTGATGAAGAAACATTTCCTTATTTTCCAAAAGTGATTATTAGGAAGGTTGAAAGAGTCGTGGATCCAGACAGCGAGAGCTCTTCAGTGTGCTGCGCGTGCAGGCAGCGCATCTTCTCAACTCCCTCAATAACATTCTCCCGGGGCAACGAAGAAAATCTTTTCCTGCACGAACAATGCACCACTCTTCCACTCCAATATCTCCACGAGCTTCACCCACACCACCCCCTTCTCCTCATCAACCACCTCTTGCTCCCTCCTCTTCAACCTACTGAATTTACTTGCCATAACTGCAACCAAATTTGTGGGACTTCCTTCTATCAATGTTCTCACCTTAGCTGCAATTATCGACTCGACCTGTTGTGCGTTTTGCAGCTCAAGATCAAGCACAGAAGCCACAAGCACGCCTTGACGCTCATCAGGCTAAAGGACTCTTGCTCTTTAACCTGTGGCGCATGCAACAGTAAGCACGAGTCGGAATCAGAGCCAGAGACGGATCCAGAGAAGGAGAAGCTCACCCTGTCCTATTTATGCAGCCTCTGCGGCTACTGGATTCATCCAGATTGTGCTTCATTACTCAATGCCCTCCATTATAAACATCACCGACATTCTCTTTTTCTCATCTATAATCTCCCTACTTCACCTCATTCCAAATGCTTCATCTGTTTTCAACTTCATAAGGCTACCTCAGGGGTTTTTGTTTGTCTCAAATGTACTAATTATCTTGTTCACATCAACTGCGCCGTCCAAGATCCCCATACTTTCAAGCCAG TGCTTATGCGAGATGCAAAAGCCTGCGACTTAGGCCGTTTGCCAATGGCAAACGAACACACGAGTCTGATTCCCTATATTAGACATGATATTAGCagtgatggtgatggtgacGATGACGACGGTGGAGACAGTGATCCATCTAAAATCCATGAACATCCATTGATATTCCATGAAAGTGAGGATGAGAAGCAGTCTTACCGCCGCGTATGCAATGCATGCGTCCAATACATTTCTCCCCCATTCTACCGCTGCTCTGAATGTCCAGACTTCTTTCTCCACGAATGCTGCGCTCGTCTTCCAGCGCTAATCACGCACCCTGCCCACGCAGAGCACATTCTCGTGCTCCACTCCAAAGCGCCCAAAACCGGCTTCTCCTGCAGGGGTTGCCATCTACGCTGCAATGGATTCGCATATTCTTGCGAAACCTGTGATGACTTCACGTTAGATGTTGTCTGCGGCCTCATCAACCCTGCGATAACACACGAACCACACAAGAGCACCCACATTCTCTTCATGTCTCGCAGCATGATCATCGATGACAAGTGCAGCTGCTGCAATTCCATCTTGAATGGGATCTGCTACGAGTGCAGCAGCTGTCCTAGCTTCAAGCTACATGTCAGATGCGCCCTTCTCCCCAAAACTGTTAGCCACGACTATGACCAGCACCCTCTCCGGCTGACTACAAAAGCCCCGGGAGGAGGCGCCAATGGTGCTGGTGAGTTCTTCTGTGAGGTCTGTGAAGAACGTATCGACATAGAGCAGTGGAACTACAGTTGCAGCGAGTGCGATCAGTGGTTCCACGTTGATTGCATTCCCTCTGTCGATCAGCTTTCTCGGATCAAGTTGGGTTCTCGTGTTCGTGTGGACGTCCATGGCTGCCCCGTCGCACTGGTTCGACGGGATGATTCTGGTTGCATCAGCCGCAAGTGCGGATCTTGTCGGGAAACATTGAGGTTGGGTGATGATGGTCTGGCTTATGAGTGCTGCGACTGTTTCTTCGGCTTGCACCAAAACTGTGCCAACAAGCATTTCTTCTAG
- the LOC125191018 gene encoding protein POLYCHOME-like has translation MPETRDRLPRDNDAMVSYSNRRRIVGDGNSNSDVVVLVDEAEDRSTGTPFRWRGASMVGTPPSRGVARRRGSLGSPRFGRFPNYSRSSSLGMGRENMSPAVGSGRGRGGFRGRGSIRLPAWYPRKPLRDITAIMRAIERRRARREEGEGLETESPLLQDQIVHDPSVSTSVAQLEQDPSVTSPLSKAGIRCCPPTVGKVPKILLDVTNQSEGGSTSLTPQKKLLNNIEVVERVVMEELHKLKSTPSAKKAERQKRVRSLMSMR, from the exons ATGCCGGAGACAAGAGATAGATTACCAAGGGATAACGACGCTATGGTCTCGTACAGCAACCGGAGGCGGATTGTTGGGGATGGTAACAGCAATTCTGATGTCGTCGTCTTAGTGGATGAGGCCGAGGATCGATCAACTGGAACTCCCTTCCGGTGGAGAGGAGCTTCAATGGTGGGTACGCCACCATCGAGGGGGGTTGCTCGTCGAAGGGGTAGCCTTGGAAGTCCAAGATTTGGGCGATTCCCAAACTATAGTAGATCATCATCACTGGGCATGGGGCGAGAAAACATGTCCCCTGCGGTGGGAAGTGGCCGTGGTCGAGGTGGTTTCCGAGGGAGAGGAAGCATCCGGTTGCCTGCTTGGTATCCAAGGAAACCTCTCAGGGACATCACTGCTATAATGAGG GCAATTGAGAGAAGAAGAGCACGTCGGGAAGAAGGTGAAGGCCTAGAAACTGAGAGTCCTCTACTCCAGGACCAGATAGTTCACGATCCATCTGTATCTACATCAGTTGCTCAGCTCGAGCAAGATCCTTCCGTCACTTCCCCACTTTCCAAAGCTGGAATTAGGTGCTGCCCACCAACAGTGGGTAAAGTGCCAAAGATATTGCTCGATGTTACCAACCAGAGTGAAGGAGGTTCAACTTCCTTAACACCTCAAAAGAAGCTCTTAAACAACATTGAGGTGGTTGAAAGAGTGGTGATGGAGGAGCTTCATAAGCTAAAGAGCACTCCATCTGCTAAGAAAGCTGAAAGGCAGAAAAGAGTGAGGTCATTGATGTCAATGCGCTGA
- the LOC125191017 gene encoding receptor protein kinase-like protein ZAR1 isoform X1, which produces MQSLKKNALFNLFYISTLFIHLSSSLNTDGLSLLALKSAIAEDPNRALISWSELDATPCRWAGIVCDRGRVISVSLPGKNLTGYIPSEIGALSFLAFLDLSHNFFSGPLPQQIAALQSLVHFDISSNNFNGSLLQGLSNLTRLQGTLNLSYNSFSGEIPASFGRFPVMVSLDLRCNNLSGKIPEVGSLLNQGPTAFSGNLFLCGFPLSTPCTVPEAKDPIFFDNPQKPGGNGGGGVVEGRKINGKSVAVSVICGVSVVVGVVAVTVWVIRKRWNVVEEKLGKRENVELGGEEEGKKGKFVVMDQGFGLELEDLLRASAYVLGKSRSGIVYRVVAGGRKGVAAAAPVVVAVRRLSEGDVAWRLKEFEAEVEAIGKVRHPNVVRLRAYYYASDEKLLISDFISNGSLYNALHGAVGNTRPPLSWAARLRIIQETARGLMHIHECSPRKYVHGSLKSSKILLDDDLKPCISGFGLSRFIPTATKSASAPSNSKKPSLPNIMCVAPEARGPGAKVNQKGDVYAFGILVMEILTGRAPDNDGEEGLESLVRRVFREERPLSEIIDPALLHEARAKKQVVATFHVSLNCTERDPELRPKMRAVSDSLDRIKLQ; this is translated from the exons ATGCAAAGCTTAAAGAAGAATGCTCTTTTCAACCTCTTCTACATCTCCACACTCTTTATTCATCTCTCATCTTCACTCAACACAGATGGGCTCTCCCTCTTAGCTCTAAAATCCGCCATTGCCGAAGACCCAAACCGAGCTCTAATCTCATGGTCGGAGCTCGACGCAACCCCGTGCAGGTGGGCCGGGATCGTCTGCGACCGCGGCCGCGTCATCTCCGTTTCCCTCCCGGGAAAGAATCTGACGGGATACATTCCATCGGAGATCGGCGCGCTCTCATTTCTCGCATTTCTTGATCTCTCCCACAACTTCTTCAGTGGGCCCTTGCCGCAGCAGATCGCCGCCCTCCAGAGCCTCGTCCATTTCGATATCTCCTCCAACAATTTCAACGGCTCGCTTCTTCAAGGGCTGAGCAATTTGACCCGTTTGCAGGGGACTTTGAATCTCTCGTATAATTCGTTTTCCGGCGAGATTCCGGCGAGTTTTGGGCGGTTTCCGGTGATGGTCAGCCTTGACCTCCGGTGTAATAACCTCAGTGGGAAAATACCGGAGGTGGGGTCGCTGTTGAACCAGGGCCCCACCGCGTTTTCCGGGAATCTTTTTTTATGTGGGTTTCCATTGAGCACTCCGTGCACGGTGCCGGAGGCTAAAGATCCGATTTTTTTTGATAATCCTCAGAAACCGGGGGGAAATGGAGGTGGTGGGGTGGTGGAGGGGAGAAAGATCAATGGGAAATCGGTGGCTGTTTCGGTTATTTGCGGAGTTTCTGTGGTGGTTGGAGTGGTGGCTGTTACAGTGTGGGTGATTAGGAAGAGGTGGAATGTGGTGGAGGAGAAATTGGGGAAGAGGGAGAATGTGGAATTGGGGGGCGAGGAGGAGGGGAAGAAGGGGAAATTTGTTGTGATGGATCAAGGGTTTGGGTTGGAATTGGAGGATTTGTTGAGGGCTTCAGCTTATGTTCTTGGGAAAAGTAGGAGTGGGATAGTTTATAGGGTGGTGGCCGGTGGGCGGAAGGGGGTGGCTGCTGCTGCTCCGGTGGTGGTGGCAGTGAGGCGACTGAGCGAGGGGGACGTTGCGTGGAGGTTGAAGGAGTTCGAGGCGGAGGTGGAGGCCATTGGGAAAGTGAGGCACCCCAATGTTGTGAGGCTGAGGGCTTACTACTATGCGAGTGATGAGAAGTTGCTCATCTCAGATTTCATCAGCAATGGGAGCTTGTACAATGCATTACATG GCGCAGTGGGGAATACGAGACCTCCTCTGTCATGGGCTGCAAGGCTCAGAATCATCCAAGAAACTGCAAGGGGTTTGATGCACATTCATGAGTGCAGCCCGAGAAAGTACGTCCACGGAAGCCTCAAATCATCGAAGATCCTCCTCGATGACGACCTAAAGCCGTGCATCTCCGGTTTCGGCCTGTCCCGTTTCATCCCAACCGCCACGAAATCGGCGAGTGCTCCTTCCAATTCCAAGAAGCCTAGTCTGCCAAACATCATGTGTGTGGCTCCGGAAGCTCGGGGCCCAGGTGCCAAAGTCAACCAAAAGGGCGACGTCTATGCGTTTGGGATCTTGGTCATGGAGATCCTGACGGGGCGGGCCCCTGACAACGACGGGGAGGAAGGGCTCGAGAGCTTGGTGAGGAGGGTTTTTCGGGAGGAGAGGCCGTTGTCGGAGATCATAGACCCCGCGCTCTTGCACGAGGCTCGTGCCAAGAAACAGGTCGTTGCTACGTTTCATGTTTCGCTGAACTGTACGGAGCGTGATCCAGAGCTCCGGCCGAAGATGAGGGCGGTTTCGGACAGCCTAGATCGAATCAAGTTGCAGTGA
- the LOC125191017 gene encoding receptor protein kinase-like protein At4g34220 isoform X2 encodes MQSLKKNALFNLFYISTLFIHLSSSLNTDGLSLLALKSAIAEDPNRALISWSELDATPCRWAGIVCDRGRVISVSLPGKNLTGYIPSEIGALSFLAFLDLSHNFFSGPLPQQIAALQSLVHFDISSNNFNGSLLQGLSNLTRLQGTLNLSYNSFSGEIPASFGRFPVMVSLDLRCNNLSGKIPEVGSLLNQGPTAFSGNLFLCGFPLSTPCTVPEAKDPIFFDNPQKPGGNGGGGVVEGRKINGKSVAVSVICGVSVVVGVVAVTVWVIRKRWNVVEEKLGKRENVELGGEEEGKKGKFVVMDQGFGLELEDLLRASAYVLGKSRSGIVYRVVAGGRKGVAAAAPVVVAVRRLSEGDVAWRLKEFEAEVEAIGKVRHPNVVRLRAYYYASDEKLLISDFISNGSLYNALHGYDVEVS; translated from the exons ATGCAAAGCTTAAAGAAGAATGCTCTTTTCAACCTCTTCTACATCTCCACACTCTTTATTCATCTCTCATCTTCACTCAACACAGATGGGCTCTCCCTCTTAGCTCTAAAATCCGCCATTGCCGAAGACCCAAACCGAGCTCTAATCTCATGGTCGGAGCTCGACGCAACCCCGTGCAGGTGGGCCGGGATCGTCTGCGACCGCGGCCGCGTCATCTCCGTTTCCCTCCCGGGAAAGAATCTGACGGGATACATTCCATCGGAGATCGGCGCGCTCTCATTTCTCGCATTTCTTGATCTCTCCCACAACTTCTTCAGTGGGCCCTTGCCGCAGCAGATCGCCGCCCTCCAGAGCCTCGTCCATTTCGATATCTCCTCCAACAATTTCAACGGCTCGCTTCTTCAAGGGCTGAGCAATTTGACCCGTTTGCAGGGGACTTTGAATCTCTCGTATAATTCGTTTTCCGGCGAGATTCCGGCGAGTTTTGGGCGGTTTCCGGTGATGGTCAGCCTTGACCTCCGGTGTAATAACCTCAGTGGGAAAATACCGGAGGTGGGGTCGCTGTTGAACCAGGGCCCCACCGCGTTTTCCGGGAATCTTTTTTTATGTGGGTTTCCATTGAGCACTCCGTGCACGGTGCCGGAGGCTAAAGATCCGATTTTTTTTGATAATCCTCAGAAACCGGGGGGAAATGGAGGTGGTGGGGTGGTGGAGGGGAGAAAGATCAATGGGAAATCGGTGGCTGTTTCGGTTATTTGCGGAGTTTCTGTGGTGGTTGGAGTGGTGGCTGTTACAGTGTGGGTGATTAGGAAGAGGTGGAATGTGGTGGAGGAGAAATTGGGGAAGAGGGAGAATGTGGAATTGGGGGGCGAGGAGGAGGGGAAGAAGGGGAAATTTGTTGTGATGGATCAAGGGTTTGGGTTGGAATTGGAGGATTTGTTGAGGGCTTCAGCTTATGTTCTTGGGAAAAGTAGGAGTGGGATAGTTTATAGGGTGGTGGCCGGTGGGCGGAAGGGGGTGGCTGCTGCTGCTCCGGTGGTGGTGGCAGTGAGGCGACTGAGCGAGGGGGACGTTGCGTGGAGGTTGAAGGAGTTCGAGGCGGAGGTGGAGGCCATTGGGAAAGTGAGGCACCCCAATGTTGTGAGGCTGAGGGCTTACTACTATGCGAGTGATGAGAAGTTGCTCATCTCAGATTTCATCAGCAATGGGAGCTTGTACAATGCATTACATG GATACGATGTTGAAGTTTCGTAG